In Streptomyces sp. 840.1, one DNA window encodes the following:
- a CDS encoding nucleotidyltransferase domain-containing protein, whose translation MTATATDHVLKRFVADVRQLVPTTAVWAHGSLALGDFQEGRSDLDLIAVVESPPDAAQRERLAGLHQRLLDEEPAAAKLHCSYMPAEALAGADTDHVTWAHATIQERPVTPVTRRELLDGGLTLHGPPPGQLLPPLAPGQLEDYIRRDLREYWLPATDRARLWLQDIWVDLGPLVLARASVTLRDGRLITKGEALTELLALGAPADLVRDIRERRYADPLPLTDAERVRRGERARAFLRDGILNTLGTDAGTDTGTASGI comes from the coding sequence ATGACAGCAACCGCAACGGATCACGTGCTCAAGCGGTTCGTCGCCGACGTACGGCAGTTGGTGCCGACGACAGCCGTCTGGGCGCACGGCTCACTGGCACTCGGCGACTTCCAGGAGGGGCGGAGCGACCTCGACCTCATCGCCGTCGTCGAGAGCCCGCCGGACGCGGCGCAGCGGGAGCGGCTGGCCGGGCTCCACCAGCGGCTCCTGGACGAGGAACCGGCGGCGGCGAAGCTGCACTGCTCGTACATGCCGGCGGAAGCACTGGCGGGCGCCGATACGGACCATGTCACCTGGGCGCACGCGACGATCCAGGAACGCCCGGTCACCCCGGTCACCCGCCGGGAACTACTCGACGGCGGACTCACCCTCCACGGCCCGCCTCCCGGGCAGCTGCTCCCGCCGCTCGCCCCGGGGCAGCTGGAGGACTACATCCGGCGCGACCTCAGGGAGTACTGGCTCCCGGCCACCGACAGGGCCCGGCTCTGGCTCCAGGACATCTGGGTGGACCTCGGCCCGCTGGTGCTGGCCCGCGCCTCGGTCACGCTGCGCGACGGCAGGCTGATCACGAAGGGCGAGGCCCTGACGGAACTGCTGGCCCTCGGCGCACCCGCAGACCTGGTCCGGGACATCCGCGAGCGCCGGTACGCGGACCCCTTGCCGCTCACCGACGCGGAGCGCGTCCGACGGGGCGAGCGGGCACGTGCCTTCCTCCGGGACGGCATCCTGAACACGCTCGGGACGGATGCGGGGACGGATACGGGTACGGCCTCGGGGATCTGA
- a CDS encoding helix-turn-helix transcriptional regulator: MAPYQDAIRAEVAADLPHRSQAALASGAEGLLASYQSELIRRDGALECAYPIDWELPLEGRPLHLIPSFFCTRWPVTLADPGLPPVLVLPLAPAPGWFDRSRPLSGTLDSLGRLLGHTRAQVLDVLDRPMSTGGIAAQLFLAPASASRHTAVLREAGLISSHRRRHQVLHRRTSLGEALLNGEPGTAA, encoded by the coding sequence CCGCACCGCTCGCAGGCGGCGCTCGCCTCGGGCGCCGAGGGGCTGCTGGCCAGCTACCAGTCGGAGCTGATCCGGCGGGACGGGGCGCTGGAGTGCGCGTATCCGATCGACTGGGAACTCCCCCTCGAAGGGCGCCCGTTGCACCTGATCCCGTCGTTCTTCTGCACCCGCTGGCCGGTGACGCTCGCGGACCCCGGGCTGCCGCCGGTCCTGGTACTGCCGCTGGCACCCGCGCCGGGCTGGTTCGACCGGTCCCGCCCGCTGTCCGGCACCCTCGACTCCCTGGGCCGGCTGCTCGGCCACACCCGGGCGCAGGTGCTCGACGTCCTGGACCGGCCCATGTCCACCGGCGGGATCGCGGCCCAGCTGTTCCTCGCCCCGGCGAGCGCGAGCCGGCACACGGCGGTGCTGCGTGAGGCGGGCCTGATCAGTTCGCACCGCCGGCGCCACCAGGTGCTGCACCGGCGGACCTCGCTGGGCGAGGCGCTGCTGAACGGAGAGCCGGGCACGGCGGCGTGA